In Nilaparvata lugens isolate BPH chromosome 5, ASM1435652v1, whole genome shotgun sequence, the following proteins share a genomic window:
- the LOC120351612 gene encoding uncharacterized protein LOC120351612 codes for MPDTFSGCAQVKAVHASALLGTAIVAVVDQYNRSQLLRAVLDCGSMRSIITTQAAQQLGITIMPARIQINGISEQATALKGTTHLTLLSRPQFNTFLQTEALVLEQIAGDLPAFPISSELKTSLSHLDLADPGFDQPNRIDLLIGADIYPNVFVSSANAIIPGNPAAFATIFGYVLSGKLNIEDSPAPLHQMQLICTMFASKEPLAEVMNKFWETEDVQINAKLLSPEDELCEQLYESTTYRNDEGRYVVTLPFKPSAPVLVSNHKQAYRSHLGLLKLKKKYDNFMTEYHELGHLELAKSASDYVIPHHAVFKNKDPTQKIRVVFNASSKDTNGHSLNENLLPGPKLQSNIIQVLTKFRTYKYIVLSDCKQMYRQILLRPEDCRHQHVFWKPNYHEPAKEFELKTVTYGLTSSAYLAQRTLQQLVKDEGEAFPLASKVLTSQTYVDDLLGGSNNFSEAQTLISELIELLSLGSFELRKWNSNTPELIANLPAEFLENQDCMFDDNATAKVLGIVYSPLADNFRYFISPFNGQITKRTVLSFIARVYDPLGWLTPLIMLFKLFMRTLWSQQLAWDTEVPASLRAHWELITAEISRLDNVVIPRLLACNRSTTRLLGFADASEKGFAACIYIHEETENRYVNCRLIAAKSHVAPLKTMTIPRLELMGCLLLARLLSAILPTLSEYDLQEIRLYTDSKTALDWINTPTYKLQIFVANRVQQITQLTKLESWHHVTSANNCADIASRGLTPAEIVSCHDWWHTTNAFRCLATDFPMSNHLVSNIVPEMKTNPLYILATVEEPIENRLYTAIERVSKFGKLCRIFVYILRFVNRIKPARYEYRCKIVKQIETCETPASIDTTACEAEIARKLIVHVVQRDKFQKEITELKAGKCPKHLLTLQPYIDDYDLIRLSGRLEHAPISSEARNPLLLPKNEHVSSLIIRHIHLQNCHAGPRTTQAAVCQQYWIISARNQVRRIIHQCVICNRFCRTNLQQRMAPLPAERVTANRPFNLTGLDFAGPFSCKTSLLKRTQTTKGYLCIFVCLTTKATHLEFLSSMSVNNFIAALHRFIARRGAPHTLFSDNAKTFTSATRKMYELEKLLKTMPSEVKCFLSNYGINWKFIPPYAPHQGGIWEAAVKSAKTLLHCCIGDTALTYEEYDTIFVGIESILNSRPLTELSSEPAEAASMLTPGHFLIGRPLTAPPQPIETKELLVARRWRLTNQMTQYFWNRWSKEYLCTLINRTKWKTAERNLQLNDLVIIKSVNTSPLSWPLGRIIALHPGKDGLVRVVTIKCASGNIVRDIRKVHRII; via the coding sequence ATGCCGGACACCTTCAGTGGCTGTGCACAAGTGAAAGCTGTACACGCTTCTGCTTTACTGGGCACCGCTATCGTTGCTGTTGTTGATCAATACAACCGATCACAATTACTACGTGCTGTATTGGATTGTGGCTCCATGAGATCGATTATCACTACCCAAGCTGCCCAGCAACTTGGTATCACCATCATGCCCGCACGCATTCAGATTAATGGTATCTCTGAACAAGCGACCGCTTTAAAAGGTACCACTCATTTGACACTGCTATCTCGACCGCAGTTTAACACCTTTCTCCAAACTGAAGCCCTTGTCTTAGAGCAAATAGCTGGTGACCTACCCGCTTTTCCAATCAGCAGTGAGCTCAAAACCTCACTTTCACATTTGGATCTCGCTGACCCTGGTTTTGACCAACCCAATAGGATAGACCTCTTGATTGGAGCTGACATTTATCCTAATGTATTTGTTTCTTCCGCCAATGCTATTATACCAGGAAATCCCGCTGCCTTCGCCACTATATTTGGCTATGTTCTGAGTGGAAAGCTAAATATTGAGGACTCGCCTGCTCCGCTTCATCAGATGCAACTTATCTGCACCATGTTTGCCAGCAAAGAACCGCTTGCTGAGGTCATGAACAAGTTTTGGGAGACTGAAGATGTCCAAATAAATGCGAAACTCTTATCACCTGAAGATGAACTCTGTGAACAGCTCTATGAGTCCACTACCTACCGCAATGATGAAGGCAGATATGTAGTCACACTCCCCTTCAAGCCTAGCGCGCCTGTTCTTGTTTCAAACCACAAGCAAGCTTATCGAAGTCACCTTGGATTATTAAAACTAAAGAAGAAATACGACAACTTCATGACAGAATATCATGAGCTTGGCCATTTGGAACTTGCCAAATCCGCTTCTGACTATGTGATTCCACACcatgcagtttttaaaaataaggacCCCACTCAGAAAATCAGGGTGGTGTTTAATGCTTCCAGCAAGGATACCAATGGGCATTCACTAAATGAGAATTTGTTACCAGGGCCAAAACTGCAGtccaatattattcaagtattgACCAAATTCCGCACTTACAAGTACATTGTCCTTTCTGATTGCAAGCAGATGTATCGCCAGATTTTGTTAAGGCCTGAAGACTGCCGTCACCAACATGTTTTTTGGAAACCTAATTATCATGAACCTGCAAAAGAATTTGAACTTAAAACCGTAACCTATGGGCTTACTTCCAGTGCTTATTTAGCGCAACGCACATTGCAACAACTTGTCAAGGATGAAGGAGAAGCATTCCCTCTGGCAAGTAAAGTTTTAACAAGTCAAACTTATGTTGATGACCTGCTGGGAGGaagtaacaatttttctgaagCACAAACGCTTATTTCTGAACTGATTGAGTTATTGTCGCTTGGCTCCTTTGAACTTCGGAAATGGAACTCTAATACTCCTGAATTGATCGCTAACTTGCCTGCagaatttttggaaaatcaagATTGTATGTTTGATGACAACGCTACTGCAAAAGTTCTTGGAATTGTCTACAGCCCGCTCGCGGACAACTTTCGCTATTTCATTTCTCCTTTTAATGGGCAAATCACTAAAAGAACCGTTCTATCATTCATCGCTCGAGTCTACGACCCCCTTGGGTGGCTCACTCCTCTCATAATGCTGTTCAAGCTATTCATGCGCACGCTGTGGTCTCAGCAATTAGCTTGGGACACTGAGGTTCCAGCCTCACTTCGAGCTCATTGGGAGCTGATTACCGCTGAAATTTCCCGTTTGGACAATGTTGTAATCCCACGTTTACTCGCCTGTAACCGCTCTACTACCCGGCTGCTTGGATTCGCCGATGCCTCCGAAAAGGGGTTTGCTGCTTGTATATATATTCATGAAGAGACTGAAAATAGATATGTTAACTGCCGTCTCATAGCCGCCAAAAGTCATGTCGCCCCGCTGAAAACTATGACAATTCCACGCCTGGAATTGATGGGTTGTTTGCTGCTTGCTCGTTTACTATCCGCCATCTTACCTACGCTGTCCGAATATGATTTACAAGAAATTCGACTCTACACCGATTCCAAGACTGCCTTGGATTGGATCAACACACCCACATACAAATTGCAGATTTTTGTTGCCAACAGAGTACAGCAAATTACTCAGTTAACAAAACTTGAGTCATGGCATCACGTTACTTCTGCTAACAACTGTGCAGATATTGCTTCAAGAGGCTTGACTCCCGCTGAAATTGTCTCCTGCCATGATTGGTGGCACACTACCAATGCGTTTCGTTGTCTCGCCACTGACTTTCCCATGTCCAATCATCTTGTTTCCAACATTGTACCTGAGATGAAAACTAACCCGCTGTACATTCTCGCTACTGTTGAAGAACCAATTGAGAATCGTTTGTATACTGCTATAGAACGTGTATCCAAATTTGGAAAGCTATGTCGTATTTTTGTCTACATACTAAGATTTGTCAACCGCATCAAACCAGCCCGTTATGAATATCGCTGCAAAATAGTCAAACAGATTGAAACCTGTGAAACGCCTGCCTCAATTGACACCACCGCCTGTGAAGCTGAAATAGCTAGAAAACTCATTGTTCATGTTGTGCAACGGGATAAATTTCAGAAGGAAATAACAGAGTTGAAAGCTGGAAAATGTCCTAAGCATCTACTAACGTTGCAACCGTACATTGATGATTACGATTTGATACGCTTATCTGGTCGTCTTGAGCACGCTCCGATTTCTAGTGAAGCTAGAAATCCATTATTGCTGCCGAAAAATGAGCATGTATCCTCACTCATCATTCGACACATACATCTTCAAAATTGTCATGCCGGTCCCCGCACCACACAAGCAGCTGTTTGCCAACAGTATTGGATAATCTCTGCCCGCAATCAAGTTCGCCGCATAATACATCAATGTGTCATTTGTAACCGCTTTTGCCGCACCAACCTACAGCAACGTATGGCCCCGCTACCTGCTGAACGAGTCACCGCCAATAGACCATTCAATTTAACTGGCTTGGACTTTGCTGGTCCTTTCTCATGCAAAACATCTTTATTGAAACGCACACAAACAACAAAAGGTTATCTGTGCATATTTGTATGTTTGACCACCAAAGCTACTCATCTAGAGTTCCTGTCCTCGATGTCTGTCAACAACTTCATCGCCGCTCTACACCGATTTATTGCCCGCAGAGGTGCGCCGCACACTCTGTTTTCAGACAACGCTAAGACTTTCACATCCGCCACAAGAAAAATGTATGAGTTGGAAAAACTCTTGAAGACGATGCCCTCTGAAGTGAAGTGCTTTCTGTCTAACTACGGCATAAACTGGAAGTTCATTCCCCCTTATGCTCCGCATCAAGGAGGCATATGGGAAGCCGCCGTCAAATCCGCCAAAACACTGCTACACTGCTGTATTGGGGACACAGCTCTTACATACGAAGAGTATGACACCATTTTCGTTGgaattgaaagtattctaaataGTCGACCGCTTACAGAATTGTCCTCTGAACCTGCTGAAGCTGCCTCCATGCTCACTCCCGGGCACTTCCTAATTGGTAGACCTCTTACCGCACCACCGCAACCCATAGAGACGAAGGAACTATTGGTCGCACGCCGCTGGAGACTTACAAACCAAATGACCCAATATTTCTGGAATCGCTGGTCCAAGGAGTACCTATGCACCTTGATCAATCGCACAAAATGGAAAACCGCTGAAAGAAACTTGCAACTTAACGATTTGGTCATAATCAAATCTGTCAACACCTCTCCTCTCAGCTGGCCGTTAGGCAGGATTATTGCGCTACACCCTGGTAAAGATGGACTAGTACGTGTAGTCACTATCAAATGCGCATCTGGGAACATTGTTCGAGACATACGCAAAGTTCACCGCATCATTTGA